A single window of [Clostridium] hylemonae DSM 15053 DNA harbors:
- a CDS encoding N-acetylmuramoyl-L-alanine amidase family protein — protein sequence MRKKVEFLLLILLLAGLITVSRNIGKYVSGDKVEKGKQVVVIDSGHGGNDPGKIGVNDANEKDINLAIAKKVEKRLKKNKIEVVMTREDDSTLAKEGDTNKKVQDMKARVQLINETKPAMVVSIHQNSYQDADIRGAQVFYYSHSQDGKNTAELMQKALLAVDKDNTRQAKANDTYYLLRRTEVPTIIVECGFLSNPEEAAKLVTEEYQDKLADAITQGIQSCLSQ from the coding sequence TTGCGCAAAAAAGTAGAGTTCCTACTTCTCATTTTGCTGCTCGCAGGGCTGATAACAGTCAGCAGAAATATTGGAAAATATGTATCCGGAGACAAAGTGGAGAAAGGGAAACAGGTGGTGGTGATCGATTCCGGTCACGGCGGGAATGACCCCGGCAAGATCGGGGTGAACGACGCGAATGAAAAAGATATTAACCTGGCAATAGCAAAAAAAGTCGAAAAAAGACTGAAGAAAAACAAGATCGAAGTTGTCATGACCCGGGAAGACGATTCGACACTGGCGAAAGAAGGCGACACGAACAAGAAAGTACAGGATATGAAGGCGAGAGTGCAGCTGATCAATGAGACAAAACCGGCCATGGTGGTGAGCATTCATCAGAACAGCTACCAGGACGCGGACATCCGTGGAGCACAGGTATTTTATTACAGCCATTCCCAGGACGGGAAAAATACGGCAGAACTTATGCAGAAGGCGCTGCTTGCGGTAGATAAAGACAATACAAGACAGGCCAAGGCCAACGATACATATTATCTGCTCAGAAGGACAGAAGTGCCAACGATCATCGTAGAATGCGGCTTTCTGAGCAATCCGGAGGAGGCCGCCAAGCTTGTTACGGAAGAATATCAGGATAAACTGGCCGATGCGATCACGCAGGGAATCCAATCTTGTCTGTCACAGTAG
- a CDS encoding glycosyl hydrolase family 18 protein produces the protein MDERQRRSRTASDRSGNTERPDRQRAQRSQTARGQEIRGQGSRTQGTRSQTGRSQASRNPNRRPQTGRPANRRPSARRPQTKRRRRRNLGIRICLTVILIIAAIAAVFLWRRYSPSKEKADLDKYYGIEQEGQLAIVVNNEVVEPKGMIADGKAYIQYEIVRDYINSRFYWDPNENILLYTLPKDMVSVEVGSKDYTVSKDKNSEDYVILKTEGSTAYIALDFVQQYTNIDYEVYDDPERVVIVGDWGEHTVAAVKKDTQVRYQGGVKSPVLSELKKGGEVTVIENEDNWKKVRTKNGFIGYVKNSALKDAEKKNVTRKFEEQEFTNISKDYTINMAWHNVTNSDANSSVLQKIAESKGLTTIAPTWFHVKDTDGNMDSIASTDYVNYAHQANIEVWATIRDFDGGINSYDESYELLSYTSKRETLINQLVAEALQSNIDGINVDFEKISDECGEHYIQFIRELSVRCRQNGLVLSVDNYVPKGFNMQYDRREQGIVADYVVIMGYDEHYAGSPEAGSVASYDFVKEGIEETLKEVPADKVISGIPFFTRLWEETPKTEEELASQKGTEEGEYAMKVESKAYGMTEAKDVVAQAGAEITWDDAAKQNYAKWESGGVTYEIWLEDEKSLEAKLDLMKQNKLAGTAAWALGLEDPNVWQLILKYVN, from the coding sequence ATGGACGAGAGACAAAGAAGAAGCCGCACAGCTTCGGACCGGTCCGGCAATACAGAACGTCCGGACAGGCAGCGGGCCCAGAGGAGCCAGACAGCGAGAGGGCAGGAAATAAGAGGACAAGGCTCCAGAACTCAAGGGACGAGAAGTCAGACGGGCAGAAGCCAGGCTTCCAGGAATCCGAACAGAAGACCGCAGACGGGAAGACCCGCAAACAGAAGGCCGTCAGCCAGAAGGCCGCAGACTAAGAGACGGAGAAGGAGAAACCTGGGTATACGGATATGCCTTACCGTTATTTTAATAATAGCAGCGATAGCAGCAGTATTTTTGTGGAGGCGGTACAGCCCTTCCAAGGAAAAGGCTGATTTGGATAAATATTATGGTATAGAACAAGAAGGACAGCTTGCTATTGTAGTCAATAACGAAGTGGTAGAGCCAAAAGGCATGATAGCAGACGGCAAAGCCTATATCCAGTATGAGATCGTCCGTGACTATATAAACAGCAGATTTTACTGGGATCCTAATGAGAATATACTCCTTTACACACTGCCGAAGGACATGGTATCGGTGGAAGTGGGCAGCAAGGATTATACGGTCTCTAAAGACAAGAACAGCGAAGACTACGTCATATTAAAAACAGAAGGAAGCACAGCATACATTGCTCTGGATTTTGTCCAGCAGTATACGAATATCGACTACGAAGTGTATGACGATCCGGAACGTGTTGTCATCGTCGGCGACTGGGGCGAGCATACGGTTGCCGCAGTGAAGAAAGATACACAGGTGAGATATCAGGGCGGAGTGAAGAGCCCGGTTCTCTCAGAGCTGAAAAAAGGCGGTGAAGTGACCGTTATCGAAAATGAAGATAACTGGAAAAAAGTCCGCACGAAAAACGGATTTATCGGTTACGTCAAAAACAGCGCGCTCAAAGACGCAGAGAAAAAGAACGTAACGAGAAAGTTTGAAGAGCAGGAATTTACAAATATTTCCAAAGATTACACGATAAACATGGCATGGCACAACGTGACCAACAGTGACGCCAACAGCAGCGTGCTGCAGAAGATCGCAGAGAGTAAGGGTCTTACGACAATTGCGCCCACATGGTTCCATGTGAAGGATACAGACGGAAATATGGATTCCATCGCGTCGACAGATTACGTCAATTACGCCCATCAGGCCAATATAGAAGTATGGGCAACGATACGGGACTTTGACGGCGGCATCAACTCATACGATGAAAGCTATGAACTGCTGAGCTATACGTCCAAGAGGGAAACACTTATCAACCAGCTTGTGGCGGAAGCGCTTCAGTCCAATATAGACGGAATCAATGTGGACTTTGAGAAGATTTCAGATGAATGCGGAGAGCACTATATCCAGTTCATCCGTGAGCTGTCCGTGCGCTGCAGGCAGAACGGACTCGTACTTTCCGTGGACAACTACGTGCCGAAGGGATTCAACATGCAGTATGACCGCAGGGAACAGGGAATCGTGGCAGATTATGTCGTGATCATGGGATATGACGAACATTATGCAGGCTCACCGGAAGCAGGCTCGGTTGCCTCTTATGATTTTGTGAAAGAGGGAATTGAAGAGACATTGAAAGAAGTACCGGCGGACAAGGTGATCAGCGGCATACCGTTCTTTACAAGACTGTGGGAGGAGACCCCGAAGACGGAAGAAGAACTGGCAAGCCAGAAAGGCACGGAAGAAGGCGAGTATGCCATGAAGGTAGAGAGCAAAGCCTACGGAATGACTGAGGCCAAAGACGTCGTAGCCCAGGCAGGAGCCGAGATCACATGGGACGATGCCGCAAAACAGAACTACGCCAAATGGGAAAGCGGCGGCGTGACATATGAGATCTGGCTGGAAGATGAGAAATCACTGGAAGCCAAGCTGGATCTGATGAAGCAGAACAAGCTGGCCGGAACAGCGGCATGGGCGCTCGGACTGGAAGACCCGAACGTATGGCAGCTCATACTGAAGTATGTGAATTAA
- a CDS encoding L-threonylcarbamoyladenylate synthase: METKIIKIDKKQINKSMIQEAGDILKRGGLVAFPTETVYGLGADALSEEAAAKIYAAKGRPSDNPLIVHITNMGDLEKVAEKIPAEAVKVAGKYWPGPLTMIFHKKDIVPYGTTGGLDTVAVRMPSHEIAREVIDAGGGFIAAPSANTSGRPSPTTAQHVKEDMDGRIEMIVDGGPVEIGVESTILDMTVTPPMILRPGAVTEEMLTELIGAVAVDHTLITADSTEAPKAPGMKYRHYAPNAELVIIEGPASKVTEEINRLARARQKEGYKVGIIGTEETVSGYTSGDVKSIGTREDESTIAGRLYAVLREFDDDGVNYIYSESFATGGIGSAIMNRLLKAAGHHVINIQ, from the coding sequence ATGGAGACAAAAATAATAAAAATAGACAAAAAACAGATAAATAAAAGCATGATACAGGAAGCCGGGGATATTCTAAAAAGAGGAGGACTTGTGGCATTTCCGACAGAGACGGTCTATGGACTTGGGGCAGATGCACTCAGCGAGGAGGCTGCGGCAAAGATATACGCGGCCAAAGGACGCCCGTCCGATAATCCTCTGATCGTCCATATCACAAACATGGGCGATCTTGAAAAGGTGGCGGAGAAGATCCCTGCGGAGGCTGTAAAGGTCGCCGGGAAATACTGGCCCGGACCTCTCACCATGATATTTCACAAGAAAGACATCGTTCCTTACGGAACAACAGGAGGGCTGGACACGGTGGCCGTCAGGATGCCAAGTCATGAGATCGCCAGGGAAGTCATTGATGCGGGCGGCGGTTTTATAGCCGCGCCGAGCGCAAATACGTCCGGGCGTCCAAGCCCTACGACCGCGCAGCACGTAAAAGAGGACATGGACGGGAGGATCGAGATGATAGTAGACGGCGGTCCTGTTGAGATAGGAGTAGAATCTACGATTCTCGATATGACAGTGACACCGCCCATGATACTGCGTCCGGGAGCGGTCACGGAAGAGATGCTGACAGAGCTGATAGGAGCAGTGGCAGTCGACCATACGCTTATCACGGCTGACAGCACGGAGGCGCCAAAGGCGCCGGGCATGAAATACCGGCACTACGCTCCGAATGCAGAACTGGTCATCATAGAAGGACCGGCCTCAAAAGTGACGGAAGAGATCAACAGACTTGCACGCGCCAGACAGAAAGAAGGCTATAAAGTCGGCATTATCGGGACAGAAGAGACCGTTTCCGGCTATACATCGGGCGATGTAAAAAGTATCGGCACACGGGAGGACGAATCGACGATCGCCGGCCGGCTGTACGCTGTACTGCGGGAATTTGACGACGACGGGGTAAACTATATCTACAGTGAATCATTTGCCACGGGAGGAATCGGAAGCGCCATTATGAACAGGCTTTTGAAAGCCGCCGGGCATCATGTGATAAATATTCAATGA